The following is a genomic window from Streptomyces chrestomyceticus JCM 4735.
CGTACCCGCAGCTCGCCCTTGTGCAGCGCGACCTCGACGGCGCCGTCCGCCGCGCTGAACTTGACCGCGTTGTCCAGCAGGTTGACCACCGCGCGCTCCAGGGCCGCCGGTTCGCCCCGTACGTACCAGGGGTCCACCTCGGCGGTGATGTCCAGGGAGGGGCCGCGCAGCCGGGCGCGGCGCAGGGCGGAGTCCACGATGTCGTGCAGCGCGGCGACCGGTACGGAGGCTCCGCCGCCCGGTGCGGCGTCCGGTGTGCGGGAGAGTTCCTGGAGGTCGCCGATGAGCGCGGCCAGTTCGCCCATCTGGGCCTTCACCGAGGTCAGCAGTGCCTGTTTGTCCTCGGCGGGCAGTTGTCTGCCGGACTGTTCGCTGCGTACCAGCAGGTCGATGTTGGTGCGCAGCGAGGTGAGCGGCGTCCGCAGTTCGTGTCCGGCGTCCGCGATCAACTGCTGCTGGAGGTCGCGGGAGGAGGCCAGCGCGGCGGTCATGGAGTTGAAGGAGCGCGAGAGGCGGGCGATCTCGTCCTCGCCCTCGGCGGGGATGCGGATCGTCAAGTCCTCCGTACGGGCGACATGTTCGACGGCTTCGGTGAGCCGGTCCACGGGTTTGAGGCCGGTCCGGGCCACCCACAGGCCCGCGGTGGCGGCGCCGAGGACGCCGACGCCGGTTACGATCAGCAGGATCAGGGCGAGCTGGTTGAGGGGGCCGGTGACCGGGTCCATGGGGGTCGCGACGGAGATCGCGACCTGCGGGCCGAACCGGTCGGTCAGCGGGCCTCCGTAGGGGCGGGTGAGGACCCGCATCTCCGTGCCGTCGTCGGTCCGGGTGGTGTGGATCGACTGGTCGGACAGGCCCCTGGCCACCTCCACGTCCGACTTCTGCGCGGGGATGGCGGTCTTCGACCACGAGGTGCAGACGTTGCCGTCGGGGGTCACGATCTGGATCGTGTAGTCGGTGGGCACCGCCAGCCAGACGTTGCCGGGCAGCGAGCCGGTGCACTTGTCGCCCAGGGCGTTCACGATGCTGGCCGGTACGGACTGCCTGGCCAGCGCGTCGTCCAGTTGCTCGGTCAGCCGGTCCCGGGTCACCACCCAGCAGGCGGCGGCCGAGGCGGCCACGGCCAGCGCGACGGCGACCGCGGTGAGCAGGGCCAGCCGGGAGCGGAGCGGCAGCATCCGGTAGCGGTGCACGACGCGCTGCTTCAGGCGCCGCCACGCCCCGCCGCCCTGGGCGGACGGGTGGCTCATTCGGCGCCGCCCTCGGAGCGCAGCACGTACCCGACGCCGCGCACCGTGTGCACCAGCCGCGGTTCGCCGCCCGCCTCCGTCTTGCGGCGCAGGTACATCACGTACACGTCGAGGGAGTTGGAGGTCGGTTCGAAGTCGAAGCCCCAGACGGCCTTGAGGATCTGCTCACGGGTGAGCACCTGGCGCGGGTGCGCGAGGAACATCTCCAGCAGGGTGAACTCGGTACGGGTCAGCTCGACCTGCCGCCCGCCTCGGGTCACCTCCCGCGTCGCCAGGTCCATCCGCAGGTCGGCGAAGGTCAGCGCCTCCCCCTCGGCGGGCTGCACGCCGGCGGCCGCCGCGTATGAGCTGCGGCGCAGCAGCGCGCGGATACGGGCCAGGAGTTCGTCCAGTTCGAAGGGTTTGACGAGGTAGTCGTCGGCGCCCGCGTCCAGGCCGGTGACCCGGTCGCCGACCGTGTCGCGGGCGGTCAGCATCAGGATCGGTACGGTCACGCCGCTTGCCCGCAGCCGCCGGGCGGCGGTCAGGCCGTCCATCCGGGGCATCAGCACGTCCAGCACGATGAGTTCGGGGTCGTAGGAGGCGACCTTCTCGACCGCGTCGAGTCCGTCGACGGCCTGCTCGGTCCCGTAGCCCTCGAAGGCGAGGGAGCGCTGCAGCGCCTCCCGGACGGCCGGCTCGTCGTCGACGATCAGGATGCGGGCGGGCTGGTCACCGTACTCGGCGGGACTCATCGCTGTGACTACCTCGGGTGTGGGTGCGGGCGGCTGACCGGGGATTCCGCGGTCCAGCATGTCAGCCTCGCACGCCGGCGGCCGGGGTGCGTCGCGCGGCACGGTCTCGTCGGTGGTCCGCACGGCGCCCGGTGCGCGGGGGACGGCGCCGGGGTGTGCGGGCGCGCCGGTCATCTCCGGGCGGCGGCCCGGGACGGCCGGGCCGTTCCCGCCGCGGTGCCCCGCTGGGGGCGCGGCCGGGCGGCGGGCGCCGCGACCTCGGCGGGGCGCCCGGTGCGGGCCGGCCGCACCCGGGCGTCGGCCTCGGCCAGGTCGCGGGCCAGGTCCAGGTCGGCGGGGCCGGTACGGGCGGCCGCGCCGTGGTCGACGGTCAGCACGCCCGCGCTGTGCCGCTTCTCGCCCGCGCTCCAGGCGATGACGGCGGCGACGGCACGGCGGGCGCGGTGCACCGGGACGGTGATCTTGCTGGCCATGGGGGTCCTCTCGTGCGTGCGGTTCGGGGCGGGGGAAGGGGGAGGGGTCCGCCGGCTCAGCTCTTGCTGCTGCCGCCCGCCCGCAGGTTGGCGAGGTCCGCCTTGACGGTGTTGATCGGGATGGCGAAGCCGAGGCCGACGCTCCCCGCCGAGCTGCTGCCCTGGGCGGAACTCGGCGAGTACATGGCCGAGTTGATGCCGATGACCTGGCCCTTCATGTCGATCAGCGCGCCGCCGGAGTTGCCGGGGTTGAGCGCCGCGTCGGTCTGGATGGCCTTGTACGTGGTCTTCGACTGACCGGTGTCGCCGTTGTACTGGTTGCCGCCGAACTCGAACGGCCAGCCGGGGCCGCCCTGCTGCTCCTGCTGCTGCCGGCCCTCGTCCTTGGGGACGGTCACGTCGCGCTTGAGGGCGGAGACGATGCCGCTGGTGACGGAGCCGGTGAGCCCTTCGGGGGAGCCGATGGCCACGACCTCGTCGCCGACCGCCAGGTTGTCGGAGTTGCCCAGCGAGGCGGTGGTGAGGTTCTTGGCGCCCTTGACCTTGATCAGGGCCAGGTCCTTGTCCGGGTCGGTGCCCACCACGTCGGCCTGCTTCTTGGTGCCGTCGCTGAAGGTGACCTCGACCGAGGAGGCGCCGGCCACCACGTGGTTGTTGGTGACGATCTCGCCGTCCGGGGTGATGACCACGCCGGAGCCGGTGGACTCGCCGCTCGCCGTCCGCGCCTTGATCTCGACTATCGCGGGGGTGACGGCCTTGGCCACCGCGGAAACGCTTCCGCTGCTCTTGGCGGAGCCCGCGTTGACGGCCGGGGTGGTGGTACTGGCCTGCGGCCGGTCCGTGGCGCTGCCGATGAGGGCGGCGCTGCCGCCGCCGATCAGACCGGAGGCGAGCGCCACGGCCGCGATCAGCGCGACGGGGCGGCGGGCCCGGCGGCGCGGCGCGGGGGCACCGGTGCCGGTGTCGTCCGGACCGCCCGGCCCGCCCGAGTCGCCCGAGCCGCCGAAACCGGCGGTGCCGCCGGGGGCTCCGGGGCCCGCGGGGGCGCCGTCCGCCGGCTGCGGTGCGGCATACGGCGGGTGGGGCGGCGGGGGCGGGTAGCCCGTCCCGCTCGTCCCGCCCTGCGCCTGCGGCCCGTGGGCGTAACCCTGGTACTGAGGAGTCTCGTCGCCGCTGCGGCGGTAGGTTTCGGTCATGTACCCGACTGTGCGAGCTGACCATGAGAACCGTCTGAGAACGCCCTGAGAGGCCCGACAGAAGTAGGTATGCCCGGTGTAAGGAAGATCAGCTACGGGCGGCGCGCTCGGCGGCCGGCACCGCACCGGCGGCGGCCGGGCCGCAGCCGCACGAACCCCGGACCACCAGCCTGGCCGGGAACAGCCGCAGCCGCTCGCGCCGCGAACCGACCACCCGCAGGCCGTCGTCCAGCACCAGGTCGACCGCCGCCCGCGCCATCGCCTCCCGGTCGGAGGCGACCGTGGTCAGCGGCGGGTCGGTCAGCGCCGCTTCCTTGACGTCGTCGAATCCGGCCACGGCCAGTTCGCCCGGTACGTCGATGCGCAGCTCGCGGGCGGCCCGCAGGACGCCGATCGCCTGGTCGTCGGTGGCGCACATGATGGCCGGCGGCCGGTTCGGGCCCGACAGCAGGTCCAGGGCGACCTGGTAGGCGTCGTAACGGTTGTACGGCGCGTGGAAATAACGCCCTTCGAGCGACTTTCCGGACTCCTCCATCGCCCGGCGCCAGCCCTCCAGGTGATCGGTCACCGGGTCGCCGGACTTCGGGGTCTCCTCCGTGCCGCCGAGGAAGGCGACGTACGGATGGCCGTGCTCCAGCAGGTGCCGGGTCGCCAGTTGCGCGCCGCCGACGTCGTCCGTCATCACGGCCACGTCGTCGATGGCGTCCGGCCGCCGGTGCAGCAGCACCACCCGGGCGTCCCAGGCGTCGATCTCGGCCGCCGCGTGCTCGCTGGGCCCCTGGCTGATCAGGATCAGCCCGGCCACCCGCATCCCCAAAAAGGCGCGCAAATAGTGCACTTCGCGCTCGTCGAGATAGTCGGCGTTGCCGACCAGGACCATCTTTCCGCGCTCGGCGGCAGCCTGCTCGACGGCGTGCGCCATCTCCGCGAAGAACGGCTGCCGGGTGTCCGGCACGATCAGTCCTATGAGGTCCGTGCGCCGGGACGCCATCGCCTGGGCGACCCGGTCCGGGCGGTACCCCAGCTCCTTGATCGCGGCGAGCACCCGCTCACGCGTGGCCGGGGCGACCGGCCTCGGTCCGTTGTTGATGACGTAACTCACCACGGCGGTCGAGGTACCCGCCAGTTTTGCCACATCATCCCGCGTCACCTTGGCCACGCGCGGCAGTCTACGCGGGTGGCCTCAGCTCTTGGCAGGCCGAGCCACGGCGGCTTCCCTCCCGGCACCGGCGTGCGAGGGCGCGGAACGGCGCACGCCCGCGCCCGCGCCGTCCTCCGGGCCGTCGCCGTTCGCCGCCGCCCGGCCGCCGCGCTTGCCCTGCGGCTCCTTGTCCTCCGCCGCGCGCTCGGGCTTCTCCGGCGTGACGAAGCGGTAGCCGACGTTGCGTACGGTACCGATCAGCGACTCGTGCTCGGGGCCCAGCTTCGCCCGCAGCCGCCGGACGTGCACGTCCACGGTGCGGGTGCCGCCGAAGTAGTCGTAGCCCCAGACCTCTTGGAGCAACTGGGCGCGGGTGAAGACCCGGCCCGGGTGCTGCGCCAGGTACTTGAGCAGCTCGAACTCCTTGAAAGTCAGGTCCAGGACCCGGCCCTTGAGCTTGGCGCTGTAGGTCGCCTCGTCCACCGACAGGTCGCCGTTGCGGATCTCCATCGGGCTGTCGTCGACGGTGATCTGCTGGCGCCCCATGGCCAGCCGCAGCCGGGCCTCGACCTCGGCCGGGCCCGCGGTGTCGAGCAGGACGTCGTCGATGCCCCAGTCCGCGGTGACGGCGGCCAGGCCGCCCTCGGTCACCACCAGCACGAGGGGACAGCCGGGTCCGGTGGACCGCAGCAACTGGCACAGCGACCGTACGTGCGGCAGGTCGCGCCGCCCGTCGATCAGTATGACGTCGGCCCCGGGGGTGTCCACCAGGGCCGGGCCCTCGGCCGGGGCGACCCGCACGCTGTGCAGCAGCAGGCCGAGCGCGGGGAGCACCTCCGTCGAGGGCTGGAGGGCGTTGGTCAGGAGCAGCAGCGAGCTCATCGCCGATCACCCGCCCGGGTCCCGGCCGGCCGTTTACTGCCCTTTGTGTCCTGCACGCTTCGCTCGCCCATTACGTCTGGTTCCTCCTCGGTCCCTGCGAACGGGGCCCCTCCCATGCCCGCTCCTGGCCATGGGGGCGTATGCGGCACTGCTTCGTACGGATGGCTCCCGGGCCCCGTTCAGGGCCCTGTGGAGCGCCGGTGTGCTCATCCGCGCGTGAACGTGGGTGAAAGCACAAAAGGACCCGGGGGCAACGCTGCCCGGATCCTTCTTGCCCAGCAGAATAGCCCACATGACTTCCGGACCCGAGGCGGATTTTGCGCGATCTTGTGTTCCGTCGATCACTTCGAGTGGCCGGCGCACGTCGTTGTTGACGGCGGACGGGGTCCGGATCGACGCCGTCCACACGCCTCGGAGCGCCCCCTCGGACACCCCTGCGGACGGCCTGGCCGTCGTCCTCGCGCACGGCTTCACCGGGGCCCTGGAGCGGCCCGCGCTGCGCCGGGCGGCCGCGGTCTTCGCCCAGCGTGCGGGCGTGATCACGTTCTCCTTCCGCGGCCACGGGCGGTCCGGCGGGCGCTCCACGGTCGGCGACCGCGAGGTGCTGGACCTGGCCGCGGCGGTGGGCTGGGCGCGCGCCCTGGGCTACCGCCGGGTCGCGACCGTGGGCTTCTCCATGGGCGGCTCGGTCGTGCTGCGGCACGCCGCGCTCTACGGAGGGGCGCGCGAGGGGCGCACGGATGCGCATACCGACACGGTGGTGTCGGTGAGTGCTCCCGCGCGGTGGTTCTACCGGGGTACGGCCTCGATGCGCAGGCTGCACTGGGTGGTGACGCGGCCCACGGGGCGCCTGGTGTCGCGTCTGGGGCTGCGCACCCGTATCCACCCGGAGGACTGGGACCCCGTACCGCTCTCCCCCGTGGCAGCCGTCCCCCGGATCGCACCCACCCCGCTGCTCGTCGTGCACGGCGACCGGGACCCGTACTTCCCGCTGGACCACCCCCGGATGCTCGCCGCGGCCGCCGACCCGGAGACCAGCGCGCTGTGGCTGGAGCCCGGCTTCGGCCACGCGGAGAACGCGGCGCCCCGGGAACTCCTCGAACGGATCGCGGCGTGGGCCGCCGAACGGGTGACGGAACAGGCGGCGTGAGCACGGCGGCGGCCCGTACCGGGAGAGGTACGGGCCGCCGTCAGGTGTACGTACGGGCCGCCGGCAGGTACGTACACCTGACGGCGGCCGGTCCTCAGCCGCGGGCGCTCACTCCGCCTCCGCCAGCGGCTCCGCGAACTGCGCCGCGTACAGCTTCGCGTAGGCGCCGTCCGCCGCCAGCAGCGCGTCGTGCGTGCCCTGCTCCACGATCGCGCCGGACTCCATGACCAGGATCAGGTCCGCGTCACGGATGGTGGACAGCCGGT
Proteins encoded in this region:
- a CDS encoding sensor histidine kinase, with amino-acid sequence MSHPSAQGGGAWRRLKQRVVHRYRMLPLRSRLALLTAVAVALAVAASAAACWVVTRDRLTEQLDDALARQSVPASIVNALGDKCTGSLPGNVWLAVPTDYTIQIVTPDGNVCTSWSKTAIPAQKSDVEVARGLSDQSIHTTRTDDGTEMRVLTRPYGGPLTDRFGPQVAISVATPMDPVTGPLNQLALILLIVTGVGVLGAATAGLWVARTGLKPVDRLTEAVEHVARTEDLTIRIPAEGEDEIARLSRSFNSMTAALASSRDLQQQLIADAGHELRTPLTSLRTNIDLLVRSEQSGRQLPAEDKQALLTSVKAQMGELAALIGDLQELSRTPDAAPGGGASVPVAALHDIVDSALRRARLRGPSLDITAEVDPWYVRGEPAALERAVVNLLDNAVKFSAADGAVEVALHKGELRVRDHGPGIPEEELPHVFERFWRSPSARSLPGSGLGLSIVARTAYQAGGTVELRAAPGGGTEAVLSLPGAGTPPPDLPGS
- a CDS encoding response regulator transcription factor; the encoded protein is MSPAEYGDQPARILIVDDEPAVREALQRSLAFEGYGTEQAVDGLDAVEKVASYDPELIVLDVLMPRMDGLTAARRLRASGVTVPILMLTARDTVGDRVTGLDAGADDYLVKPFELDELLARIRALLRRSSYAAAAGVQPAEGEALTFADLRMDLATREVTRGGRQVELTRTEFTLLEMFLAHPRQVLTREQILKAVWGFDFEPTSNSLDVYVMYLRRKTEAGGEPRLVHTVRGVGYVLRSEGGAE
- a CDS encoding S1C family serine protease; protein product: MTETYRRSGDETPQYQGYAHGPQAQGGTSGTGYPPPPPHPPYAAPQPADGAPAGPGAPGGTAGFGGSGDSGGPGGPDDTGTGAPAPRRRARRPVALIAAVALASGLIGGGSAALIGSATDRPQASTTTPAVNAGSAKSSGSVSAVAKAVTPAIVEIKARTASGESTGSGVVITPDGEIVTNNHVVAGASSVEVTFSDGTKKQADVVGTDPDKDLALIKVKGAKNLTTASLGNSDNLAVGDEVVAIGSPEGLTGSVTSGIVSALKRDVTVPKDEGRQQQEQQGGPGWPFEFGGNQYNGDTGQSKTTYKAIQTDAALNPGNSGGALIDMKGQVIGINSAMYSPSSAQGSSSAGSVGLGFAIPINTVKADLANLRAGGSSKS
- a CDS encoding LacI family DNA-binding transcriptional regulator; translation: MAKVTRDDVAKLAGTSTAVVSYVINNGPRPVAPATRERVLAAIKELGYRPDRVAQAMASRRTDLIGLIVPDTRQPFFAEMAHAVEQAAAERGKMVLVGNADYLDEREVHYLRAFLGMRVAGLILISQGPSEHAAAEIDAWDARVVLLHRRPDAIDDVAVMTDDVGGAQLATRHLLEHGHPYVAFLGGTEETPKSGDPVTDHLEGWRRAMEESGKSLEGRYFHAPYNRYDAYQVALDLLSGPNRPPAIMCATDDQAIGVLRAARELRIDVPGELAVAGFDDVKEAALTDPPLTTVASDREAMARAAVDLVLDDGLRVVGSRRERLRLFPARLVVRGSCGCGPAAAGAVPAAERAARS
- a CDS encoding response regulator transcription factor, with product MSSLLLLTNALQPSTEVLPALGLLLHSVRVAPAEGPALVDTPGADVILIDGRRDLPHVRSLCQLLRSTGPGCPLVLVVTEGGLAAVTADWGIDDVLLDTAGPAEVEARLRLAMGRQQITVDDSPMEIRNGDLSVDEATYSAKLKGRVLDLTFKEFELLKYLAQHPGRVFTRAQLLQEVWGYDYFGGTRTVDVHVRRLRAKLGPEHESLIGTVRNVGYRFVTPEKPERAAEDKEPQGKRGGRAAANGDGPEDGAGAGVRRSAPSHAGAGREAAVARPAKS
- a CDS encoding alpha/beta hydrolase — protein: MTSGPEADFARSCVPSITSSGRRTSLLTADGVRIDAVHTPRSAPSDTPADGLAVVLAHGFTGALERPALRRAAAVFAQRAGVITFSFRGHGRSGGRSTVGDREVLDLAAAVGWARALGYRRVATVGFSMGGSVVLRHAALYGGAREGRTDAHTDTVVSVSAPARWFYRGTASMRRLHWVVTRPTGRLVSRLGLRTRIHPEDWDPVPLSPVAAVPRIAPTPLLVVHGDRDPYFPLDHPRMLAAAADPETSALWLEPGFGHAENAAPRELLERIAAWAAERVTEQAA